A single window of Zea mays cultivar B73 chromosome 10, Zm-B73-REFERENCE-NAM-5.0, whole genome shotgun sequence DNA harbors:
- the LOC103641336 gene encoding non-specific lipid-transfer protein A isoform X2 produces the protein MAMMKKKGGAATTAVAAVALVLLAAAAVRADVNCADVDASLRPCVGYVTGKEAAPAAECCAGVKRIRAMPSGPAERRQACECVKQAAANYQPLNADAIRDLPAQCGAPLPFPLTLNFDCTTCVYIYILEFHERMQRS, from the exons ATggcgatgatgaagaagaagggcggcgccgCAACAACAGCGGTGGCAGCAGTGGCGTTGGtcctgctggcggcggcggcggttagggcggACGTGAACTGCGCGGACGTGGACGCAAGCCTGCGCCCCTGCGTCGGCTACGTGACGGGCAAGGAGGCGGCCCCGGCCGCCGAGTGCTGCGCCGGCGTGAAGCGGATCAGGGCCATGCCGTCCGGCCCGGCGGAGCGGCGGCAGGCGTGCGAGTGCGTCAAGCAGGCGGCGGCCAATTACCAGCCGCTCAACGCCGACGCCATCCGCGACCTCCCCGCGCAGTGCGGCGCGCCGCTGCCGTTCCCGCTCACCCTCAACTTCGACTGCACCACgtgcgtatatatatatatactag AATTCCATGAACGCATGCAAAGGAGCTAA
- the LOC103641336 gene encoding non-specific lipid-transfer protein A isoform X1, which produces MAMMKKKGGAATTAVAAVALVLLAAAAVRADVNCADVDASLRPCVGYVTGKEAAPAAECCAGVKRIRAMPSGPAERRQACECVKQAAANYQPLNADAIRDLPAQCGAPLPFPLTLNFDCTTCVYIYILGTQGPSAPQQ; this is translated from the exons ATggcgatgatgaagaagaagggcggcgccgCAACAACAGCGGTGGCAGCAGTGGCGTTGGtcctgctggcggcggcggcggttagggcggACGTGAACTGCGCGGACGTGGACGCAAGCCTGCGCCCCTGCGTCGGCTACGTGACGGGCAAGGAGGCGGCCCCGGCCGCCGAGTGCTGCGCCGGCGTGAAGCGGATCAGGGCCATGCCGTCCGGCCCGGCGGAGCGGCGGCAGGCGTGCGAGTGCGTCAAGCAGGCGGCGGCCAATTACCAGCCGCTCAACGCCGACGCCATCCGCGACCTCCCCGCGCAGTGCGGCGCGCCGCTGCCGTTCCCGCTCACCCTCAACTTCGACTGCACCACgtgcgtatatatatatatactag GTACTCAGGGACCCTCAGCTCCTCAACAGTGA
- the LOC100282873 gene encoding Cytochrome P450 703A2, protein MDPFVLSILLCSSIFVVVYWRRLNSMRLRLPPGPPTWPIFGNLLQLSPLPHKDFAQFCTKYGPLVYLRLGTIDAITTDDPEVIREILIRQDEVFASRPRTLAAVHLAYGCGDVALAPLGPNWKRMRRVCMEHLLTTRRLESFAAHRAQEAEHLCQFVWAKSQSGKPVNLREVLGAFSMNNVTRMLLGKQYFGIQSAGPGEAMEFMHITHELFFLLGLIYLGDYLPAWRWVDPYGCEKRMREVEKKVDDFHQKIIDEHRRAREARKSRSSVEEDGGNGKDEMDFVDVLLSLPGENGKEHMDDMEIKALMQDMIAAATDTSSVTNEWVMAEVIKNPRVLRRVQEELDAVVGRDRMVAESDLAHLPYLRCVVRESFRMHPAGPFLIPHESLKATTIMGYHVPARTRVFINTHALGRNPRVWDSVGEFRPERHLPAEEGARVEISHLPDFKILPFSAGKRKCPGAPLGVALVLMALARLFHCFDWSPPDGLRPEDVDTREVYGMTMPKATPLVAVATPRLPPHLYGGGGGSSAP, encoded by the exons ATGGATCCATTTGTTCTCTCCATCCTCTTATGCTCATCGATCTTTGTTGTAGTGTACTGGAGAAGGCTGAACAGCATGAGGCTAAGACTTCCACCGGGACCTCCAACATGGCCAATTTtcggcaatcttctccagttgaGCCCTCTTCCCCACAAAGACTTTGCCCAATTTTGCACCAAATATGGCCCTCTCGTCTATCTTCGCCTGGGAACCATCGATGCCATCACCACTGATGACCCCGAAGTGATCCGTGAAATACTCATCCGGCAAGATGAGGTCTTTGCTTCGCGGCCTCGGACACTGGCTGCCGTCCATCTCGCCTATGGGTGTGGTGATGTGGCTCTAGCTCCACTGGGACCCAACTGGAAAAGGATGAGGAGAGTTTGCATGGAGCACTTGCTGACGACCAGGCGGCTCGAGTCTTTCGCTGCTCACCGAGCTCAGGAGGCCGAGCACCTCTGCCAGTTTGTGTGGGCTAAATCTCAGTCCGGGAAGCCCGTGAACCTCAGAGAGGTTCTCGGTGCCTTCTCGATGAACAACGTCACGCGGATGCTGCTGGGGAAGCAGTACTTTGGGATCCAGTCGGCAGGCCCCGGCGAGGCAATGGAGTTCATGCACATCACCCACGAGCTGTTCTTCCTGCTGGGCCTGATCTATCTCGGGGACTACTTGCCGGCTTGGAGGTGGGTCGACCCGTACGGGTGTGAGAAGAGGATGAGGGAGGTGGAGAAGAAGGTGGACGACTTCCACCAGAAGATCATTGATGAGCACAGGAGAGCTAGGGAGGCCAGGAAGAGTCGTTCCTCCGTTGAGGAAGATGGCGGCAACGGCAAAGATGAGATGGACTTCGTCGATGTGCTGTTATCTTTGCCTGGTGAGAACGGGAAGGAGCACATGGACGACATGGAGATCAAAGCGTTGATGCAG GACATGATCGCTGCTGCTACTGATACTTCATCGGTGACGAACGAGTGGGTGATGGCGGAGGTAATCAAGAACCCGCGCGTGCTCCGGCGCGTCCAGGAGGAGCTGGACGCGGTGGTGGGGCGCGACCGGATGGTGGCGGAGTCGGACCTGGCCCACCTCCCCTACCTCCGGTGCGTGGTGCGCGAGTCATTCCGGATGCACCCGGCGGGGCCGTTCCTTATCCCGCACGAGTCGCTGAAGGCGACGACCATCATGGGGTACCACGTGCCGGCGCGCACGCGCGTGTTCATCAACACGCACGCGCTGGGGCGGAACCCGCGCGTGTGGGACTCCGTGGGCGAGTTCCGGCCGGAGCGGCACCTGCCGGCGGAGGAGGGGGCGCGGGTGGAGATCAGCCACCTGCCGGACTTCAAGATCCTGCCGTTCAGCGCCGGGAAGCGCAAGTGCCCCGGCGCGCCGCTGGGCGTGGCGCTGGTGCTCATGGCGCTCGCCAGGCTCTTCCACTGCTTCGACTGGTCCCCGCCCGACGGCCTCCGCCCCGAGGACGTGGACACCCGGGAGGTGTACGGCATGACCATGCCCAAGGCCACGCCCCTCGTCGCCGTCGCCACTCCGCGCCTGCCGCCGCACTtgtacggcggcggcggcggcagctcgGCTCCTTAG
- the LOC100282873 gene encoding cytochrome P450 703A2 isoform X1, giving the protein MRLRLPPGPPTWPIFGNLLQLSPLPHKDFAQFCTKYGPLVYLRLGTIDAITTDDPEVIREILIRQDEVFASRPRTLAAVHLAYGCGDVALAPLGPNWKRMRRVCMEHLLTTRRLESFAAHRAQEAEHLCQFVWAKSQSGKPVNLREVLGAFSMNNVTRMLLGKQYFGIQSAGPGEAMEFMHITHELFFLLGLIYLGDYLPAWRWVDPYGCEKRMREVEKKVDDFHQKIIDEHRRAREARKSRSSVEEDGGNGKDEMDFVDVLLSLPGENGKEHMDDMEIKALMQDMIAAATDTSSVTNEWVMAEVIKNPRVLRRVQEELDAVVGRDRMVAESDLAHLPYLRCVVRESFRMHPAGPFLIPHESLKATTIMGYHVPARTRVFINTHALGRNPRVWDSVGEFRPERHLPAEEGARVEISHLPDFKILPFSAGKRKCPGAPLGVALVLMALARLFHCFDWSPPDGLRPEDVDTREVYGMTMPKATPLVAVATPRLPPHLYGGGGGSSAP; this is encoded by the exons ATGAGGCTAAGACTTCCACCGGGACCTCCAACATGGCCAATTTtcggcaatcttctccagttgaGCCCTCTTCCCCACAAAGACTTTGCCCAATTTTGCACCAAATATGGCCCTCTCGTCTATCTTCGCCTGGGAACCATCGATGCCATCACCACTGATGACCCCGAAGTGATCCGTGAAATACTCATCCGGCAAGATGAGGTCTTTGCTTCGCGGCCTCGGACACTGGCTGCCGTCCATCTCGCCTATGGGTGTGGTGATGTGGCTCTAGCTCCACTGGGACCCAACTGGAAAAGGATGAGGAGAGTTTGCATGGAGCACTTGCTGACGACCAGGCGGCTCGAGTCTTTCGCTGCTCACCGAGCTCAGGAGGCCGAGCACCTCTGCCAGTTTGTGTGGGCTAAATCTCAGTCCGGGAAGCCCGTGAACCTCAGAGAGGTTCTCGGTGCCTTCTCGATGAACAACGTCACGCGGATGCTGCTGGGGAAGCAGTACTTTGGGATCCAGTCGGCAGGCCCCGGCGAGGCAATGGAGTTCATGCACATCACCCACGAGCTGTTCTTCCTGCTGGGCCTGATCTATCTCGGGGACTACTTGCCGGCTTGGAGGTGGGTCGACCCGTACGGGTGTGAGAAGAGGATGAGGGAGGTGGAGAAGAAGGTGGACGACTTCCACCAGAAGATCATTGATGAGCACAGGAGAGCTAGGGAGGCCAGGAAGAGTCGTTCCTCCGTTGAGGAAGATGGCGGCAACGGCAAAGATGAGATGGACTTCGTCGATGTGCTGTTATCTTTGCCTGGTGAGAACGGGAAGGAGCACATGGACGACATGGAGATCAAAGCGTTGATGCAG GACATGATCGCTGCTGCTACTGATACTTCATCGGTGACGAACGAGTGGGTGATGGCGGAGGTAATCAAGAACCCGCGCGTGCTCCGGCGCGTCCAGGAGGAGCTGGACGCGGTGGTGGGGCGCGACCGGATGGTGGCGGAGTCGGACCTGGCCCACCTCCCCTACCTCCGGTGCGTGGTGCGCGAGTCATTCCGGATGCACCCGGCGGGGCCGTTCCTTATCCCGCACGAGTCGCTGAAGGCGACGACCATCATGGGGTACCACGTGCCGGCGCGCACGCGCGTGTTCATCAACACGCACGCGCTGGGGCGGAACCCGCGCGTGTGGGACTCCGTGGGCGAGTTCCGGCCGGAGCGGCACCTGCCGGCGGAGGAGGGGGCGCGGGTGGAGATCAGCCACCTGCCGGACTTCAAGATCCTGCCGTTCAGCGCCGGGAAGCGCAAGTGCCCCGGCGCGCCGCTGGGCGTGGCGCTGGTGCTCATGGCGCTCGCCAGGCTCTTCCACTGCTTCGACTGGTCCCCGCCCGACGGCCTCCGCCCCGAGGACGTGGACACCCGGGAGGTGTACGGCATGACCATGCCCAAGGCCACGCCCCTCGTCGCCGTCGCCACTCCGCGCCTGCCGCCGCACTtgtacggcggcggcggcggcagctcgGCTCCTTAG